One window from the genome of Paraconexibacter algicola encodes:
- a CDS encoding response regulator transcription factor, translating to MPGAQSLLVVEDEDSILQPLLRALARAGFEPTSARSVREATALIDRRSFDLVLLDLGLPDGDGRDVCRHLRRTSETPVIMLTARGAEIDRIVGLELGADDYVVKPFSSDELVARIRAVLRRSAGDAGTRRPQEAVTVAALQVDPAARTARVDDVELDLTRREFDLLFALARRAGSVAGREELFDEVWGTGWFGTGKTLDVHVAGLRRKLPPGAPPITTLRGVGYRMDVP from the coding sequence ATGCCCGGAGCCCAGAGCCTGCTCGTGGTCGAGGACGAGGACTCGATCCTCCAGCCGCTGCTGCGCGCCCTCGCGCGTGCGGGCTTCGAGCCGACGAGCGCCCGCTCGGTCCGCGAGGCGACGGCCCTGATCGACCGCCGGAGCTTCGATCTCGTCCTCCTGGACCTCGGGCTGCCCGACGGCGACGGCCGCGACGTCTGCCGGCACCTGCGGCGCACGAGCGAGACCCCGGTGATCATGCTGACCGCGCGCGGCGCGGAGATCGACCGCATCGTCGGGCTCGAGCTCGGCGCCGACGACTACGTGGTGAAGCCGTTCAGCAGCGACGAGCTCGTCGCGCGGATCCGTGCGGTGCTGCGCCGCAGCGCGGGCGACGCGGGCACGCGACGCCCGCAGGAGGCGGTGACGGTCGCGGCGCTGCAGGTCGATCCCGCCGCGCGCACGGCGCGGGTGGACGACGTCGAGCTCGATCTCACGCGGCGCGAGTTCGACCTGCTGTTCGCGCTCGCGCGCCGCGCAGGGTCGGTCGCCGGGCGCGAGGAGCTGTTCGACGAGGTCTGGGGCACCGGCTGGTTCGGGACCGGAAAGACCCTGGACGTGCACGTGGCGGGCCTGCGCCGCAAGCTGCCCCCGGGCGCGCCGCCGATCACGACGCTGCGCGGGGTCGGCTACCGGATGGAC
- a CDS encoding FAD:protein FMN transferase, which translates to MSDVWESLTVPTMGTRLTLVGGAQDRPRAGVAARLRAVADELDLLAARWTRFDPASDLERLNDDPRDTVPVHPLLGRAIAAALWCRERSGGLVDPTLGAQLVAAGYDRSFAQLHAADGRDATTSPRAGGPRPDRPHVTVTADHRAVTRPPGVRIDLGGTAKGLAADLAARRLRDLDRYAVDLGGDVRVGGTRRDLPQQVLVAGPEPDAPAIARLTIDRGAVATSTIVRRAWRAADGTVAHHLLDPRSGAPADTGVVQATAQARTALEAELLAKQALLEGPIAGAALLRARRGGVLVLSDRTVLEIPA; encoded by the coding sequence GTGAGCGACGTGTGGGAGTCGCTCACCGTCCCGACCATGGGCACGCGGCTGACGCTCGTCGGCGGCGCGCAGGACCGGCCCCGCGCCGGCGTCGCCGCCCGCCTGCGGGCCGTCGCCGACGAGCTCGACCTGCTCGCCGCGCGCTGGACCCGCTTCGACCCGGCGTCCGACCTCGAGCGGCTCAACGACGACCCGCGCGACACCGTGCCCGTGCACCCGCTGCTCGGCCGGGCGATCGCCGCCGCGCTGTGGTGCCGCGAGCGCAGCGGCGGGCTCGTCGACCCGACCCTGGGCGCCCAGCTGGTCGCCGCCGGCTACGACCGCAGCTTCGCGCAGCTGCACGCCGCCGACGGCCGCGACGCCACCACCTCCCCGCGTGCGGGCGGGCCGCGACCGGACCGGCCGCATGTCACCGTCACCGCCGACCACCGCGCCGTCACCCGGCCGCCCGGGGTGCGGATCGACCTCGGCGGGACCGCGAAGGGCCTCGCCGCCGACCTCGCCGCGCGCCGCCTGCGCGACCTCGACCGCTACGCCGTCGACCTCGGCGGCGACGTCCGCGTCGGCGGCACCCGACGCGACCTGCCGCAGCAGGTGCTCGTCGCCGGCCCCGAGCCCGACGCCCCGGCGATCGCCCGCCTCACCATCGACCGGGGCGCCGTCGCCACCAGCACGATCGTCCGCCGCGCCTGGCGCGCCGCCGACGGGACCGTCGCCCACCACCTGCTCGACCCGCGCAGCGGCGCCCCCGCCGACACCGGCGTCGTGCAGGCCACCGCCCAGGCCCGGACCGCCCTCGAGGCCGAGCTGCTCGCCAAGCAGGCGCTGCTCGAGGGCCCCATCGCCGGGGCCGCGCTCTTGCGCGCCCGCCGTGGCGGCGTCCTCGTCCTGTCCGACCGCACCGTCCTGGAGATCCCCGCATGA